A DNA window from Camelina sativa cultivar DH55 chromosome 17, Cs, whole genome shotgun sequence contains the following coding sequences:
- the LOC104754934 gene encoding dof zinc finger protein DOF1.1-like isoform X3, producing the protein MPTNSNHQHHQHQLHENGSIVSGHGLFSHQLPPLQANPNPNHHHVVAASAGLPARMGGSMAERARQAKIPPPDGPLKCPRCDSSNTKFCYYNNYNLTQPRHFCKGCRRYWTQGGALRNVPVGGGCRKNNKKGKNGNSKSSSSSSKQSSTVNAPSPSTGQLRTNHQFPFSPTLYNLTQLGGIGLNLAATNGNNQAHQIGSSLMNDLGFLHVGNGRNTPAQITGNIHDNNNNNNNNENNLMTSVGSLSPFTLFDPATGLYPFPNEGNMGNNVGISCSTTSMVDSRVYQTPPVKMEEQPNLANLSRPASGLTSPGNQTNQYFWTGSDFSGPSNELL; encoded by the exons atg CCTACGAATTCGaatcatcagcatcatcagcACCAGCTTCACGAAAATGGAAGTATAGTTAGTGGCCACGGACTATTCTCTCACCAACTTCCACCTCTCCAagcaaaccctaaccctaaccacCACCATGTCGTCGCTGCCTCTGCTGGTCTTCCGGCGAGGATGGGTGGATCGATGGCGGAGAGAGCGAGACAGGCCAAAATACCTCCGCCTGACGGACCCCTAAAGTGTCCTCGATGTGACTCCAGCAACACTAAGTTCTGTTACTACAACAACTATAACCTCACTCAGCCTCGTCACTTCTGCAAAGGTTGCCGTCGCTACTGGACACAAGGCGGCGCCCTGAGGAACGTCCCTGTCGGTGGAGGCTGCCGGAAGAATAACAAGAAGGGCAAAAATGGAAattcaaaatcttcttcttcgtcgtccaAACAGTCTTCCACGGTCAACGCTCCAAGTCCAAGCACAGGACAGTTAAGGACTAATCATCAGTTCCCGTTTTCACCAACACTTTACAATCTCACTCAACTCGGAGGTATTGGTTTGAACTTAGCAGCTACTAATGGCAACAACCAAGCTCACCAGATCGGTTCGAGTTTGATGAACGATCTAGGGTTTCTTCATGTCGGAAATGGACGAAATACGCCAGCTCAGATTACTGGAAACATtcatgacaacaacaacaacaacaacaacaatgaaaacaaCCTAATGACGTCTGTTGGATCGCTGAGTCCCTTCACCCTCTTCGATCCAGCAACAGGGTTATACCCTTTCCCGAACGAGGGTAATATGGGAAACAACGTCGGGATATCTTGTTCCACTACTTCTATGGTTGATTCTAGGGTTTACCAGACGCCTCCGGTGAAGATGGAAGAACAGCCAAATTTGGCCAACTTATCTAGACCGGCCTCCGGTTTGACGTCTCCGGGGAATCAAACAAATCAGTACTTTTGGACCGGTTCGGATTTCTCGGGTCCTTCTAATGAACTCTtgtga
- the LOC104754934 gene encoding dof zinc finger protein DOF1.1-like isoform X2, giving the protein MFSPLFPTNSNHQHHQHQLHENGSIVSGHGLFSHQLPPLQANPNPNHHHVVAASAGLPARMGGSMAERARQAKIPPPDGPLKCPRCDSSNTKFCYYNNYNLTQPRHFCKGCRRYWTQGGALRNVPVGGGCRKNNKKGKNGNSKSSSSSSKQSSTVNAPSPSTGQLRTNHQFPFSPTLYNLTQLGGIGLNLAATNGNNQAHQIGSSLMNDLGFLHVGNGRNTPAQITGNIHDNNNNNNNNENNLMTSVGSLSPFTLFDPATGLYPFPNEGNMGNNVGISCSTTSMVDSRVYQTPPVKMEEQPNLANLSRPASGLTSPGNQTNQYFWTGSDFSGPSNELL; this is encoded by the exons ATGTTCTCTcctcttttt CCTACGAATTCGaatcatcagcatcatcagcACCAGCTTCACGAAAATGGAAGTATAGTTAGTGGCCACGGACTATTCTCTCACCAACTTCCACCTCTCCAagcaaaccctaaccctaaccacCACCATGTCGTCGCTGCCTCTGCTGGTCTTCCGGCGAGGATGGGTGGATCGATGGCGGAGAGAGCGAGACAGGCCAAAATACCTCCGCCTGACGGACCCCTAAAGTGTCCTCGATGTGACTCCAGCAACACTAAGTTCTGTTACTACAACAACTATAACCTCACTCAGCCTCGTCACTTCTGCAAAGGTTGCCGTCGCTACTGGACACAAGGCGGCGCCCTGAGGAACGTCCCTGTCGGTGGAGGCTGCCGGAAGAATAACAAGAAGGGCAAAAATGGAAattcaaaatcttcttcttcgtcgtccaAACAGTCTTCCACGGTCAACGCTCCAAGTCCAAGCACAGGACAGTTAAGGACTAATCATCAGTTCCCGTTTTCACCAACACTTTACAATCTCACTCAACTCGGAGGTATTGGTTTGAACTTAGCAGCTACTAATGGCAACAACCAAGCTCACCAGATCGGTTCGAGTTTGATGAACGATCTAGGGTTTCTTCATGTCGGAAATGGACGAAATACGCCAGCTCAGATTACTGGAAACATtcatgacaacaacaacaacaacaacaacaatgaaaacaaCCTAATGACGTCTGTTGGATCGCTGAGTCCCTTCACCCTCTTCGATCCAGCAACAGGGTTATACCCTTTCCCGAACGAGGGTAATATGGGAAACAACGTCGGGATATCTTGTTCCACTACTTCTATGGTTGATTCTAGGGTTTACCAGACGCCTCCGGTGAAGATGGAAGAACAGCCAAATTTGGCCAACTTATCTAGACCGGCCTCCGGTTTGACGTCTCCGGGGAATCAAACAAATCAGTACTTTTGGACCGGTTCGGATTTCTCGGGTCCTTCTAATGAACTCTtgtga
- the LOC104754934 gene encoding dof zinc finger protein DOF1.1-like isoform X1, producing the protein MAFSSNWSQPTNSNHQHHQHQLHENGSIVSGHGLFSHQLPPLQANPNPNHHHVVAASAGLPARMGGSMAERARQAKIPPPDGPLKCPRCDSSNTKFCYYNNYNLTQPRHFCKGCRRYWTQGGALRNVPVGGGCRKNNKKGKNGNSKSSSSSSKQSSTVNAPSPSTGQLRTNHQFPFSPTLYNLTQLGGIGLNLAATNGNNQAHQIGSSLMNDLGFLHVGNGRNTPAQITGNIHDNNNNNNNNENNLMTSVGSLSPFTLFDPATGLYPFPNEGNMGNNVGISCSTTSMVDSRVYQTPPVKMEEQPNLANLSRPASGLTSPGNQTNQYFWTGSDFSGPSNELL; encoded by the exons ATGGCTTTCTCATCTAATTGGTCACAG CCTACGAATTCGaatcatcagcatcatcagcACCAGCTTCACGAAAATGGAAGTATAGTTAGTGGCCACGGACTATTCTCTCACCAACTTCCACCTCTCCAagcaaaccctaaccctaaccacCACCATGTCGTCGCTGCCTCTGCTGGTCTTCCGGCGAGGATGGGTGGATCGATGGCGGAGAGAGCGAGACAGGCCAAAATACCTCCGCCTGACGGACCCCTAAAGTGTCCTCGATGTGACTCCAGCAACACTAAGTTCTGTTACTACAACAACTATAACCTCACTCAGCCTCGTCACTTCTGCAAAGGTTGCCGTCGCTACTGGACACAAGGCGGCGCCCTGAGGAACGTCCCTGTCGGTGGAGGCTGCCGGAAGAATAACAAGAAGGGCAAAAATGGAAattcaaaatcttcttcttcgtcgtccaAACAGTCTTCCACGGTCAACGCTCCAAGTCCAAGCACAGGACAGTTAAGGACTAATCATCAGTTCCCGTTTTCACCAACACTTTACAATCTCACTCAACTCGGAGGTATTGGTTTGAACTTAGCAGCTACTAATGGCAACAACCAAGCTCACCAGATCGGTTCGAGTTTGATGAACGATCTAGGGTTTCTTCATGTCGGAAATGGACGAAATACGCCAGCTCAGATTACTGGAAACATtcatgacaacaacaacaacaacaacaacaatgaaaacaaCCTAATGACGTCTGTTGGATCGCTGAGTCCCTTCACCCTCTTCGATCCAGCAACAGGGTTATACCCTTTCCCGAACGAGGGTAATATGGGAAACAACGTCGGGATATCTTGTTCCACTACTTCTATGGTTGATTCTAGGGTTTACCAGACGCCTCCGGTGAAGATGGAAGAACAGCCAAATTTGGCCAACTTATCTAGACCGGCCTCCGGTTTGACGTCTCCGGGGAATCAAACAAATCAGTACTTTTGGACCGGTTCGGATTTCTCGGGTCCTTCTAATGAACTCTtgtga